In Fusobacterium sp., the genomic stretch TGTCTAGAATAGCTAAAAATATGCATAAACATATAAAGATAAAAGAAGGAGATACAGTAATAATTTCTGCAACTCCAATACCAGGAAATGAAAAAGCTGTTTCTAATAATATAAATAATCTTCTTAAATATGATGCTGAAGTTGTCTTTAAAAAAATAGCAGGGATCCATGTTTCAGGTCATGGAAGTAAGGATGAACAAAAACTTATGCTTAATCTTATAAAGCCCAGATATTTTATGCCAGTACATGGAGAACATAAAATGCTTAAAGCTCATAAAGATACAGCAATTGAAACTGGAGTATCAAAAAATAATGTTATAATTGCTCAAAATGGAAGTAAGGTTGAGGTAACCAAATCAGCAGTAAAAATCAAAGGAAAAGTAAATGCAGGATCTACACTTGTAGACGGATTGGGTGTAGGAGATATAGGGAATATAGTTTTAAAAGATAGGCAACAATTATCACAAGATGGAGTAGTAGTAATTGTTTTTACAATTAGCAAAGAAACTGGTAAAATAATAGCAGGTCCTGATATTGTCACAAGAGGGTTTGTATATTCTAAAGAATCTGATGATATAATAAAAGAAGCAATTGAAGCAATAAAAGCTAAATTGAGCAATATAGAAAGAAGTTCTGCAAAAGACTGGAATACATTTAAAAACACTACTAGAGATATAGCATCAAAATATTTTTACAATAAAACAAAAAGAAATCCGGTAGTATTGCCGATAATTATGGAAATATAAAAGGAGAAAAAATATGGCATTAACAAGTAAACAAAGAGCATTTTTAAAGAAAAAAGCTCATGAATTAAATCCTCTGGTAAGAATTGGAAAAGATGGAATAACTGACAGTCTTATTCAAAGTATATTGGAGGCTATAGACTCTAGAGAATTACTAAAAGTAAAAATACTTCAAAATTGTGAAAAAGGAAAAGATGAAGTTTTAGAAGAACTTTCTAATTGTAATGAATTTGAAATTGTAGGAATAATTGGAAGAACTATTATATTATTTAGAGAAAATAAAGATAAACCAACTATTTCGTTGGAATTGAAAAGCATTAAGTAGAAAATGTGTTTAGGAGGGAAGCTATGAGTCCCGGAATAATTTTTAATAATAGAGTATTAGATGTAGTATTTATAGCATGGTTTATAGCACAGTTCTATAAAGTATTGACACCTGTATTTAAAAAAAGAAAATTTGATATAACAAGATTGTGGGATACTGGAGGAATGCCAAGTTCTCACAGCTCTACAGTATCATGTCTGACTACATGTATAGGAATACGTTATGGAATAAGCAGTGATATTTTTGCAATAACTATTATTTTTGCTGGAATAGTTATGTATGATTCTGCAGGTATAAGGAGAGCAGCAGGGAAACAAGCAGGGGTAATCAATTCTCTTATAGAAAAAATACCACTATTTATTGGGAGGGCTCAATATAATAAACATTTTAGTAAGGAAAAAGAAGCAAAATTGAAAGAACTTCTTGGACATACACCTGTTGAGGTAGTGGTAGGATGTGCCCTTGGAATAGTAATTGGATTGATATTTAAAGTGTATCTACAAGGGTAAGGAAGGAATATGGAAAATTTGAAAGATGCAAGTGTAGATGAAATTAAAAAAAGAGCTGAAGAAATAAGAAAAATATTGATAGAAACTGTAAGTAAAAATGGCGGGCATCTTGGTCCAAACCTTGGAGTAGTAGAACTTACTTTATGTCTGCATAAAGTTTTTGACTTTTCTCAAGATAAGTTACTTTTTGATGTGGGACATCAGTCATATATACACAAATTATTGACAGGGAGAGAAGAAAGATTTTTTACTCTGAGGCAAAGATATGGAATTGGTCCATTTATGGACCCTAAAGAAAGTTCCTATGATCCATTTATATCTGGTCATGCAGGAACAGCTCTTTCAGCAGCAGCAGGAATTGCATTAGCTGATTCTACTAAAAAAGTAATAGTAGTTATTGGAGATGCTTCTATCTCTAATGGACACTCTCTAGAGGCTTTGAACAACATTGGGGCAAAACTAAAAAACCTTATCATTATATTAAACGATAATGAGATGTCCATTGGAAAAAATGTAGGGTCTCTTTCTCGGTTTTTTGGAAAGCTGATGGTAAGTGCAAAGTATATGAATTTCAGAGATGATGTAAAAGCTATTATAAATAAAATAAGAATAGTAAACAGAGTATCTAATACACTTGAAAGAATGGAATTTTCTGTAAAAAACTTCTTTCTCCCATTGAGTATTCTTGAAAGCCTTGGTTTAAAATTTTTAGGAGTTATAGATGGACACAATATAGAAGAATTAATCAATACATTTAATAAAGTAAAGGATATGGAAGGACCAATCTTTATACATATAAAAACTCAAAAAGGTAAAGGTTATTTATTTGCTGAAAAAGATCAAGAAAAATTTCATGGAATATCACCATTTGATATGAAAACAGGTTCTACTCCTTGTAAAATCAAAACTTATTCTAGTATTTTAGGAGAAGAGATGGTAAAACTTGGAGAAAGAGATGAAAATATTTATGCTATTACTGCAGGAATGGTAAAGGGAACAGGATTAGGAGAATTTTTTGAAAAATTTCCTAAGAGAGGTGTAGATGTAGGGATAGCTGAAGGGCATGCTGTAACTTTTGCAGGAGGGCTTGCTTCTATGGGGAAAAAACCATATGTAGCAATTTATTCAACTTTTATGCAAAGAGGGTTTAGTCAGCTTATTCATGATATTTCTATCCAGAAATTACCAGTTCGTTTTATAATAGATAGAGCAGGTATTGTAGGAGAAGATGGAAAAACTCATAATGGACTTTATGACATTTCTATGTTTACAACTATACCAAACTATACAGTTGTTGCCCCTACTACTTGTGATGAACTTATAGAAGCTTTGGAGATATCAAAAGATTTTG encodes the following:
- the yhbY gene encoding ribosome assembly RNA-binding protein YhbY, translating into MALTSKQRAFLKKKAHELNPLVRIGKDGITDSLIQSILEAIDSRELLKVKILQNCEKGKDEVLEELSNCNEFEIVGIIGRTIILFRENKDKPTISLELKSIK
- a CDS encoding divergent PAP2 family protein; its protein translation is MSPGIIFNNRVLDVVFIAWFIAQFYKVLTPVFKKRKFDITRLWDTGGMPSSHSSTVSCLTTCIGIRYGISSDIFAITIIFAGIVMYDSAGIRRAAGKQAGVINSLIEKIPLFIGRAQYNKHFSKEKEAKLKELLGHTPVEVVVGCALGIVIGLIFKVYLQG
- the dxs gene encoding 1-deoxy-D-xylulose-5-phosphate synthase, with translation MENLKDASVDEIKKRAEEIRKILIETVSKNGGHLGPNLGVVELTLCLHKVFDFSQDKLLFDVGHQSYIHKLLTGREERFFTLRQRYGIGPFMDPKESSYDPFISGHAGTALSAAAGIALADSTKKVIVVIGDASISNGHSLEALNNIGAKLKNLIIILNDNEMSIGKNVGSLSRFFGKLMVSAKYMNFRDDVKAIINKIRIVNRVSNTLERMEFSVKNFFLPLSILESLGLKFLGVIDGHNIEELINTFNKVKDMEGPIFIHIKTQKGKGYLFAEKDQEKFHGISPFDMKTGSTPCKIKTYSSILGEEMVKLGERDENIYAITAGMVKGTGLGEFFEKFPKRGVDVGIAEGHAVTFAGGLASMGKKPYVAIYSTFMQRGFSQLIHDISIQKLPVRFIIDRAGIVGEDGKTHNGLYDISMFTTIPNYTVVAPTTCDELIEALEISKDFDEGPMVIRIPREISFSLENDKKLEIGKWKEIKKGKKILFIATGSMLKEILSIDEQLKSKKIDGTIVSAASIKPLDEKYILDNLDKYDNIFVMEEAYEKNSFGSSILDFINGIGKEKIINKIAIENGIVPHGKRGELLEEFGLKGENLIKRIEEKIDAGKK